CATAGATGATGGTCTCTTCCGACGTAGTGCTCTTCCTTTTCGAGAAGATATACTCTGCAAGAAGCTCCGTGATCAACCCTTTTTCTCCTTCGCTTCCATCTTCTGTCGTGATGAAGAGATGAGAGCAGTTCTTCCTGAACCAATCCTTCAGGGGAAGGTCATCACGGCTGCGGCCTCCATAGAACATGACCGGCTGATTTCCTGATCTCCTTAAAGCATTGATGAGGAAAGGAAAAGGAGCGGAACCGATCCCTCCGGCGACGATCAGATGTTCCGCCTTTCTCTTCCGGAATAATCGCTCGCTGAAAGGAGTACCAAGAGGCCCGATGATAGACACTTCCTCTCCGGCTTTTGCACTGGACAAAGCATGAGTCCCTTTTCCAACGACCTTGTAAAGAATCTGGAAGGTATCTCTTCTTCTATCATCGAATGTCCCATTACAGCCACAGATGCTGTATGGGCGTTTCAGGAAGAGACCGTTGCGGTTCTTAAGCCCCAGCATGACGAACTGTCCAGGCCTGGCCTTAGCACTGATCTCCCGGGACCGCATGGAAACATAGTAATAGCAGGATTTCCCTATCCTTCTGTTCTCGACGATACGGCAGGAGAGCTGATAGATCATTGATGTGCCTTAAATTTTTCAGTGAGTATAGCAAGAAAGACTGTCTTCGTCGAGCGTCTTTTCGTGAGGCCAATCCGAGCCCCTCTCGAACCACAGATATGTAGCCGCAGAAGGCGGCGTTGACAAAGATGGTGAGTCTGTGTATCATAGCGGCAACTTTAAATCTGGTCCGGCGAGGCCTGAAAGAGAAAATGAAGTTTGAAAATCACAGTGTCATGAACAAGAGGCCCCTGAAAAGGGGCCTTTTTTTAACTGCTTTGGTTGTCAGAAGCCACTTGATTTCGAAGAGATTCCCGGAAGCTCAACAACTCAATAGGAGGGTGACATGGTAGGCAAGGGCGGTGTGAAGATCATGGATGCAGAAAAGTTGGACAGGGTGATGACCCGGATGGCCCATGAAATACTGGAAAGGAACAAATCGGTTGAGAACCTTGCCGTGATCGGGATCAGGACGAGGGGAGTCCCTCTCGCCAGGCGGCTTGCCGATAAGATCAAAGACATTGAGGGGAAAAATGTGGACGTTGGAATCCTTGACATCAACCTCTACCGTGATGACCTGAGCATGATAAGCGATCGCCCGGTACTCAGAAAGACGGAGATTCCGTTCCAGGTGGATGGGAAAAAGATTGTACTGGTTGATGATGTCCTCTTCACGGGGCGGACTATACGCGCGGCGCTCGATGCTCTGATCGATCTCGGAAGGCCGCAGATCATTCAACTGGCCGTTCTCATCGACAGGGGACATCGTGAACTCCCCATCAGAGCCGATTACGTTGGAAAGAACCTCCCGACATCGCTCCATGAGATGGTCGATGTCCGCCTTAAGGAAATGGACGGAACCGATGAGGTCCTCATCAGGAAGATCGAGACGGAAAAGAAGGCGAAAAAGGGAAAAGCCGTCCCGCGCCAGTAAATATCATCGACTCATTTTAAAAAGGGAGAGTATCCATGAAACTGAAGAGCAAACATCTGCTCGGTATCGAAGATATCTCTAAGGAAGAGATCAATCTCATTCTCGACACGGCGGACTCCATGGCGGAGATCTCCCAGAGGGACATCAAGAAAGTTCCAACCCTTAGAGGGAAAACGGTCATCAATTTCTTCCTGGAGCCCAGCACGAGGACCCGCTCCTCTTTTGAGATAGCGGAAAAGAGGCTGACGGCGGATTCTCTCAACTTTGCCTCCGCCACGAGCAGCATCCTGAAAGGGGAGACCCTGATCGATACGACGCTGAATCTTGAGGCAATGGCTCCCGACTTCATAGTCATACGTCATTCAGAACCGGGTTCCCCTCACATGCTGGCGAAGATATGCAACTCTTCGATCATAAACGCCGGCGATGGTCCGCACGAGCATCCGACCCAGGCGCTTCTCGATGCATACACTATCCGGCAGAAGAAAGGAAAGATCAAGGGGTTGAGAGTGGCCATCATCGGCGACATCACGCACAGCCGTGTCGTCCGCTCGAACATCTTCCTTCTCAAAAAGATGGGAGCCGATGTAGTCATTGCCGGCCCCTCTACGCTCATGCCTGTGGAGATTGAAAAAACTGGCGTCGAAGTCAGATACAGCACCGACGATGCAGCAGAGGGAGCGGATGTAATAATGATGCTGAGGATCCAGATGGAAAGGCAGAGGAAAGGATACTTCCCCTCCACGAGGGAATATTTCAGTCTCTTCGGTCTGACGGAAGAGAGAGTGAGAAGGGCGAAGCCCGATGTCATCATAATGCATCCGGGGCCGATGAACAGAGGAGTGGAAATCGCCAGCGAAGTTGCGGACGGTCCCTATTCTGTCATCCTGGAACAGGTTGCCAACGGAGTGGCTGTCAGAATGGCTGTTCTCTATCTTCTTGCAGGAGGAGGAAAAGATGAAAATGCTGCTTAAGAATGGAAGAGTGATAGACCCGGCTAACAAGATTGACGATACGCTGGATATCATCATCGAAGATGGAAAGATATCCGAGATCAAGCCAAGGATCTCCGAAAAAGGGATCGAAACGATTGACCTTGCAGGGCTCGTAGTGGCTCCCGGATTCATCGACATGCACGTCCATCTGAGGGAGCCGGGTAGAGAGGATGAAGAGACGATCGAAACGGGGACGAAAGCCGCTGCGGCAGGAGGTTTCACGGGGGTTGCATGCATGC
This Acidobacteriota bacterium DNA region includes the following protein-coding sequences:
- a CDS encoding dihydroorotate dehydrogenase electron transfer subunit, with product MIYQLSCRIVENRRIGKSCYYYVSMRSREISAKARPGQFVMLGLKNRNGLFLKRPYSICGCNGTFDDRRRDTFQILYKVVGKGTHALSSAKAGEEVSIIGPLGTPFSERLFRKRKAEHLIVAGGIGSAPFPFLINALRRSGNQPVMFYGGRSRDDLPLKDWFRKNCSHLFITTEDGSEGEKGLITELLAEYIFSKRKSTTSEETIIYACGPSGMLKKVAEISEEKGYAAFGSFEERMACGFGVCFGCAIRVRSKAGGSCYRHVCTDGPVFDMNEILYP
- the pyrR gene encoding bifunctional pyr operon transcriptional regulator/uracil phosphoribosyltransferase PyrR, with the translated sequence MVGKGGVKIMDAEKLDRVMTRMAHEILERNKSVENLAVIGIRTRGVPLARRLADKIKDIEGKNVDVGILDINLYRDDLSMISDRPVLRKTEIPFQVDGKKIVLVDDVLFTGRTIRAALDALIDLGRPQIIQLAVLIDRGHRELPIRADYVGKNLPTSLHEMVDVRLKEMDGTDEVLIRKIETEKKAKKGKAVPRQ
- a CDS encoding aspartate carbamoyltransferase catalytic subunit: MKLKSKHLLGIEDISKEEINLILDTADSMAEISQRDIKKVPTLRGKTVINFFLEPSTRTRSSFEIAEKRLTADSLNFASATSSILKGETLIDTTLNLEAMAPDFIVIRHSEPGSPHMLAKICNSSIINAGDGPHEHPTQALLDAYTIRQKKGKIKGLRVAIIGDITHSRVVRSNIFLLKKMGADVVIAGPSTLMPVEIEKTGVEVRYSTDDAAEGADVIMMLRIQMERQRKGYFPSTREYFSLFGLTEERVRRAKPDVIIMHPGPMNRGVEIASEVADGPYSVILEQVANGVAVRMAVLYLLAGGGKDENAA